One Methanolobus sp. WCC4 DNA segment encodes these proteins:
- a CDS encoding pyridoxamine 5'-phosphate oxidase family protein, whose translation MSDDIKQKIVDCLKEHKWLNLGTVDRDGKPMVHTMAYASDGAVIYFGTGKDTRKVANMANNPYVACTVDDDEVEVMAITGLQLEGKASVVTDENEAGKAYGLMLEKFPFMAELPTESENLLFKVEPVKAYYLDYTKGFSHRDMVTY comes from the coding sequence ATGTCAGATGATATTAAACAGAAAATTGTAGATTGCCTGAAAGAACATAAATGGTTGAACCTTGGGACAGTTGACAGGGATGGTAAACCAATGGTACATACCATGGCCTATGCATCCGATGGTGCAGTGATCTATTTCGGTACCGGAAAGGACACACGTAAAGTGGCTAATATGGCCAACAACCCGTACGTTGCCTGCACAGTGGACGATGACGAGGTAGAGGTAATGGCTATCACGGGTCTTCAGCTAGAGGGTAAAGCCTCCGTTGTAACTGATGAGAACGAAGCTGGCAAAGCCTACGGATTAATGCTTGAGAAATTCCCATTCATGGCTGAACTGCCAACAGAGAGTGAGAACCTTCTTTTCAAAGTAGAGCCTGTAAAAGCATATTACCTTGATTACACCAAAGGTTTCAGTCATCGCGACATGGTGACATACTGA
- a CDS encoding hotdog fold thioesterase, with protein MDSTDNTSNMDDIKRYFSQECFASNSGMILTEVSKGYAKAEMMIEKRHLNILGTVHGGAIFTLADMAFAAASNSHGNVAVAINADISFVKAAFEGTLCAEAKETSISPKISTYVINVTDEKGDIVAIFNGMAYRKKNRLDIPEK; from the coding sequence ATGGACAGCACAGACAATACTTCTAACATGGACGACATAAAAAGATACTTCTCACAGGAGTGCTTTGCTTCAAATTCCGGCATGATATTGACCGAAGTCTCAAAAGGATATGCAAAAGCAGAGATGATGATAGAGAAAAGACACCTCAATATTCTCGGCACAGTCCATGGTGGTGCGATATTCACACTTGCGGATATGGCATTCGCTGCTGCATCGAATTCACATGGAAACGTCGCTGTTGCTATCAATGCTGACATCTCATTTGTAAAAGCTGCATTTGAAGGCACCCTTTGTGCAGAAGCAAAGGAAACATCCATCAGCCCTAAGATATCAACTTACGTCATCAATGTCACAGATGAGAAGGGAGATATCGTTGCTATATTCAATGGCATGGCCTACAGGAAGAAGAACAGGCTGGATATTCCTGAAAAGTGA